The following coding sequences are from one Triticum aestivum cultivar Chinese Spring chromosome 5A, IWGSC CS RefSeq v2.1, whole genome shotgun sequence window:
- the LOC123104175 gene encoding protein EMSY-LIKE 3, giving the protein MNPMGYRPYDSSGTDDDLPSSQNRGLRGRSFSGNGRASAGPFPYARPHNDLESQVHLVEQEAYTGVLRAFKVQSDALSWEKESLISELRKELRVSDEEHRELLNKVNEDGAIRGMRELRQGGGTPSGLHRGSRVLHDGEPGPTAKRQRPSHLMPSHSSGLQSPVMSSHSVPSSSKWGPSSASRGKRAKSTTPLALPSMDPTSLISRKVFTRWPDDNNFYEATITRYNPATGEHALVYDMGKTTESWESVRLCDMRPEDIRWERDDQGISNRDGWGPSGPLLNRNQSNNGRGRLSQNEHPNKYGPPQNGINRNIGEIDVPNTQSVVIEVERVLSNPSMHEIEKAKKLLTDQEQSLLDAIASLDDASDSESEDKAMEARMGSGGDHTGRNGIAC; this is encoded by the exons ATGAATCCCATGGGGTACCGCCCCTATGATAGCAGCG GGACGGACGATGATCTCCCCTCGTCACAAAATAGAGGACTAAGAGGACGATCTTTCAGTGGGAATGGGAGAGCATCAGCTGGACCGTTTCCTTATGCAAGGCCACACAATGATTTGGAGAGCCAAGTACATCTGGTTGAGCAAGAGGCGTACACTGGTGTTCTTAGGGCATTCAAAGTTCAATCTGATGCATTGTCTTGG GAAAAAGAAAGTCTGATTTCTGAACTCAGGAAGGAACTGAGAGTTTCTGATGAGGAACACAGGGAGCTATTAAACAAGGTTAATGAAGATGGGGCCATCCGTGGAATGAG GGAGCTGAGACAGGGAGGTGGGACCCCGAGTGGGCTGCATCGTGGCAGCAGAGTTCTTCACGATGGAGAACCTGGGCCAACTGCTAAAAGGCAACGACCATCTCATTTAATGCCTTCGCATTCTTCAGGCCTCCAGTCCCCTGTTATGTCTTCACATTCTGTCCCCTCTTCGTCAAAGTGGGGACCATCTTCAGCATCAAGGGGGAAAAGAGCAAAGTCG ACTACGCCACTGGCATTACCATCCATGGATCCGACCTCATTGATTAGCCGGAAAGTTTTTACAAGATGGCCAGATGATAACAACTTCTATGAGGCCACTATAACCCGTTACAATCCTGCTACG GGCGAACATGCTCTTGTCTATGACATGGGCAAAACAACTGAGTCATGGGAGTCTGTCAGGCTTTGTGAT ATGAGACCTGAAGATATAAGATGGGAACGTGATGATCAAGGCATCTCAAATCGAGATGGTTGGGGCCCTTCTGGTCCATTGTTGAACAGGAACCAAAGCAACAATGGTAGAGGGAGACTATCTCAGAATGAGCATCCAAATAAATATGGTCCACCTCAAAATGGCATCAACAGGAATATTGGTGAAATTGACGTGCCTAACACTCAGAGTGTCGTGATTGAG GTCGAGAGGGTATTGTCAAATCCAAGTATGCATGAAATTGAAAAGGCAAAGAAACTGCTAACA GACCAGGAGCAGTCATTACTTGATGCAATTGCCAGTCTTGATGATGCATCAGATAGCGAAAGTG AGGATAAGGCCATGGAAGCCCGAATGGGTTCTGGTGGTGATCACACGGGTAGGAACGGCATTGCCTGTTAG